In Acidovorax sp. GBBC 1281, a single window of DNA contains:
- a CDS encoding group I truncated hemoglobin, which yields MPIPATPRFAVPPCRAPRAAALVFALAAALATAVPAAAQQPAAGATPPGAAASAAVPATAAPEGLYDALGGKPGIARIMNGLVDRAFKDERIGPLFKETKPQALKDSLTDQICVLSGGPCRYEGADMKSAHADLPIRKRDFNVLVELLQDAMDEQGIAFTQQSRLLALLAPMHRDIITVR from the coding sequence ATGCCCATCCCTGCCACCCCCCGATTCGCGGTGCCGCCATGCCGCGCGCCGCGCGCCGCCGCCCTTGTGTTCGCGCTGGCCGCAGCCCTCGCCACGGCCGTGCCCGCTGCGGCGCAGCAGCCTGCCGCTGGTGCCACGCCACCCGGGGCCGCGGCGTCTGCTGCGGTGCCGGCCACTGCCGCGCCGGAAGGTCTCTACGACGCGCTGGGCGGCAAGCCCGGCATCGCCCGCATCATGAATGGCCTGGTGGACCGGGCATTCAAGGACGAGCGCATCGGCCCTCTGTTCAAGGAGACCAAGCCCCAGGCGCTCAAGGACAGTCTGACGGACCAGATCTGCGTGCTCTCCGGCGGCCCATGCCGCTACGAAGGGGCCGACATGAAGTCGGCGCATGCCGATTTGCCCATCCGAAAGCGCGACTTCAACGTCCTGGTTGAGTTGCTTCAGGATGCCATGGACGAACAGGGCATTGCGTTCACCCAGCAAAGCCGGCTGCTGGCGCTGCTGGCCCCCATGCACCGGGACATCATCACCGTGCGCTGA
- a CDS encoding DUF3034 family protein, with protein sequence MHPIHWISTVACTTGLCALLAAAGTARAETGKLLLTGGVSSISGSAGGGLTPWAVVGSNATEGEVGMSAFTTRTRTRDYGLTSYGAAMGWNERVEVSVAKQDFDAAPAVALNGIAAFGVEPDLHLKMDIIGVKVRLLGDAVLEADSAMPQVAVGVEHKRLHPASASRVIEFLGADTSGTDVYVTATKLLLDRNLVLSATLRSTNANQNGLLGFGGSAPGRSRRSLQPEFSVAYLLRRDLAIGAEYRFKPNNLQAIGASAGLGAALREDDWRDLFIAWAPNKHMSITLAYVNLGLIVPGVTGYRRQNGLYLSVQAAY encoded by the coding sequence ATGCACCCCATTCACTGGATCTCCACGGTGGCCTGCACCACCGGACTTTGCGCACTGCTGGCCGCCGCCGGCACCGCGCGGGCTGAAACCGGCAAGCTGCTGCTGACGGGCGGCGTGAGCAGCATCTCCGGCTCGGCCGGCGGCGGGCTCACCCCCTGGGCGGTGGTGGGCTCGAATGCCACCGAGGGCGAGGTCGGCATGAGCGCCTTCACCACCCGCACCCGCACGCGCGATTACGGCCTCACGAGCTACGGCGCGGCGATGGGCTGGAACGAGCGGGTGGAGGTGTCGGTGGCGAAGCAGGATTTCGATGCCGCCCCCGCCGTCGCGCTGAACGGCATCGCGGCATTCGGCGTCGAGCCCGATCTGCACCTCAAGATGGACATCATCGGGGTCAAGGTCCGTCTGCTCGGCGATGCGGTGCTCGAGGCCGACAGCGCCATGCCGCAGGTGGCGGTGGGCGTGGAGCACAAGCGGCTGCACCCCGCTTCGGCCAGCAGGGTCATCGAGTTCCTGGGGGCCGACACGAGCGGCACCGATGTCTACGTGACCGCCACCAAGCTGCTGCTGGACCGCAACCTGGTGCTGAGCGCCACGCTGCGCTCCACCAACGCCAACCAGAACGGCCTGCTGGGCTTCGGCGGCTCGGCCCCGGGACGCAGCCGCCGCAGCCTGCAGCCCGAATTTTCCGTGGCCTACCTGCTGCGCCGTGACCTGGCGATCGGCGCCGAATACCGCTTCAAGCCCAACAACCTGCAGGCGATCGGCGCCTCGGCGGGCCTGGGCGCCGCGCTGCGCGAGGACGACTGGCGCGACCTGTTCATCGCCTGGGCGCCCAACAAGCACATGTCGATCACCCTGGCCTACGTCAACCTCGGCCTCATCGTGCCGGGCGTGACGGGCTACCGCCGGCAAAACGGCTTGTACCTGTCGGTGCAGGCCGCGTACTGA
- a CDS encoding anti-sigma factor, whose translation MNLSQSPELLDRLAAAYALGTLRGGARRRFETLAREHAGVRAAALVWQSRWSGLTELQAEQAPPPEVWLRIHNLVQAEKEREAMRAARQGAVPARAEGDGHRAGPGGWLRSVRLWRGAAALGALATVAAVVVGLQTHQRLQRDSGAQIAQLRQQLAATPQVRYVAVLADAKAAPSMLVTFDAQKNALVLQRVGGFQEGSDHSLQLWALPPGSGPRSLGVLGPQALLTLATPESAVKNVPTLAISLEPQGGVPGDKGPTGPVLFTGALIERML comes from the coding sequence ATGAATCTTTCGCAATCCCCTGAACTGCTGGACCGCCTGGCGGCCGCCTATGCGCTGGGCACGCTGCGCGGCGGTGCGCGGCGCCGCTTCGAGACCCTGGCGCGCGAGCATGCCGGCGTGCGGGCGGCGGCGCTGGTGTGGCAATCGCGCTGGTCCGGCCTGACCGAGCTGCAGGCCGAGCAGGCCCCGCCGCCCGAAGTGTGGCTGCGCATCCACAACCTGGTGCAGGCCGAAAAGGAACGCGAGGCCATGCGCGCGGCGCGGCAGGGGGCCGTCCCGGCGCGGGCCGAGGGCGACGGCCACCGTGCAGGCCCTGGCGGGTGGCTGCGCAGCGTGCGTCTGTGGCGCGGCGCTGCGGCGCTGGGCGCGCTGGCCACGGTGGCTGCCGTGGTCGTCGGGCTGCAGACGCACCAGCGGCTCCAGCGGGACAGCGGGGCGCAGATCGCCCAACTGCGCCAGCAACTGGCCGCCACGCCGCAGGTGCGCTACGTGGCAGTGCTGGCCGATGCGAAGGCCGCGCCGTCCATGCTCGTCACATTCGATGCGCAAAAGAACGCGCTGGTGCTGCAGCGCGTGGGCGGTTTCCAGGAAGGCAGCGACCATTCGCTGCAGCTGTGGGCGCTGCCACCCGGCAGCGGCCCGCGCTCGCTCGGCGTGCTGGGGCCGCAGGCGCTGCTCACGCTGGCCACGCCGGAGAGCGCGGTGAAGAACGTGCCCACGCTGGCCATCAGCCTGGAGCCGCAGGGCGGCGTGCCGGGCGACAAGGGGCCGACGGGTCCGGTGCTGTTCACGGGCGCGCTGATCGAACGCATGCTGTAG
- a CDS encoding RNA polymerase sigma factor, which produces MSTSLTDTQLMALIDQVAGRDDAALKRLYDHTSSRLFGVALRVLRNREWAEDVLQEAYLTIWRVAGSYRETLSPPMAWMGLIVRSRALDFLRRRTADRAQLTQEFDDELAQTLQADQPSPADIAQASEQATALHQCLGRLEHRHREVVSLAYLRDLSHGELAEQLKLPLGTVKTWIRRGLGQLRDCLSRYA; this is translated from the coding sequence ATGAGCACCTCCCTCACGGACACCCAACTGATGGCCCTCATTGACCAGGTCGCGGGACGCGACGATGCCGCCCTCAAGCGCTTGTACGACCACACGTCGTCGCGCCTGTTCGGCGTGGCCCTGCGCGTGCTGCGCAACCGCGAGTGGGCCGAGGACGTGCTGCAGGAGGCCTACCTCACCATCTGGCGCGTGGCCGGCAGCTACCGCGAAACCCTGAGCCCGCCGATGGCGTGGATGGGCCTGATCGTGCGCAGCCGGGCGCTGGACTTTCTGCGCCGGCGCACGGCCGACCGGGCGCAGCTCACGCAGGAGTTCGATGACGAACTGGCGCAGACACTGCAGGCGGACCAGCCCTCGCCGGCGGACATCGCGCAGGCCAGCGAGCAGGCGACCGCGCTGCACCAATGCCTGGGCCGCCTGGAGCACCGCCATCGCGAAGTGGTCAGCCTGGCGTACCTGCGCGACCTGAGCCACGGCGAGCTGGCCGAGCAGTTGAAGCTGCCGCTGGGCACGGTCAAGACGTGGATCCGCCGGGGGCTGGGCCAGTTGCGCGACTGCCTGTCGCGCTACGCGTGA
- a CDS encoding MlaA family lipoprotein — protein sequence MPNARYAVCALAVLSTGCASLAQPDPLEPVNRKIFSFNEGVDKVVLQPAAKAYKTVVPDVAQTGVNNFFSNWQNPWSSVNLMLQGRLGEGMTTLARFGTNTTVGVLGLVDVASGWGMPHRKEDFGLTLDTWGVGTGPYLVMPLFGPSNARDVFASQVDGLGNPKNQISSVSVKNSLTAVQVVSQRANYLGPANGWTRWPWTSIC from the coding sequence ATGCCGAATGCCCGGTATGCCGTCTGCGCCTTGGCGGTTCTCAGTACCGGATGCGCCTCCCTGGCGCAGCCGGATCCGCTGGAGCCCGTCAACCGCAAGATCTTTTCCTTTAACGAAGGCGTGGACAAGGTCGTCCTGCAGCCGGCCGCCAAGGCCTACAAAACCGTGGTTCCCGACGTGGCCCAAACGGGCGTGAACAACTTCTTTTCCAATTGGCAGAACCCGTGGTCGTCGGTCAACCTGATGCTGCAGGGGCGGTTGGGCGAGGGCATGACGACCCTCGCGCGCTTCGGCACGAACACCACGGTGGGCGTCCTCGGCCTGGTGGACGTGGCCAGCGGCTGGGGCATGCCGCACCGCAAGGAAGACTTCGGCCTGACCCTGGACACCTGGGGCGTGGGCACGGGGCCGTATCTGGTGATGCCGCTCTTCGGCCCGTCCAATGCGAGGGACGTGTTCGCATCGCAGGTCGATGGCCTGGGCAACCCGAAGAACCAGATCTCCAGCGTCTCTGTGAAGAACAGCCTGACTGCCGTCCAGGTGGTCAGCCAGCGCGCCAACTATCTGGGGCCAGCGAATGGGTGGACCAGGTGGCCCTGGACAAGTATCTGCTGA
- a CDS encoding sensor histidine kinase → MPSAKSHWPRSFRGRLLLLYVAGMLLSGGLVMAVVMVLLEPLERYMLQHSVIERAESVARIIRFDGAGLPVGLDRSRIDEWPFASLSEEVVLRIVDPHGEVFYTTDGKRFPLAPEGLGFDPQRKGFVLQRDGVAMHAATVPLQRPDRLWYVQFAISDRIVLLLQHSIGLPALRKGIVATCLTFLVTFVIAMHLTLRRVLEPLRIASLQAQRITPQSLGDRLALGDLPSELVPLVDAFNRALERVQLGFQTQQEFLANAAHELKTPLSLIRAQVELGGQGGGKGSGSEHSRYLLQDIDRMARQVQQLLHLAEASEQRNYRIERCDPRSAILEASDFMDRVAERSQVQIALFFDEGVGLWDADRGALFTLLKNLLENAIQHSPPHRVVRLQVHGRGVVVSDEGPGVAPEHLGKLFERFWRGASRRDEGAGLGLSICQEIVAAHGWTIEARNGAVGLEVRVTHASAPGPGQ, encoded by the coding sequence ATGCCGTCCGCGAAAAGCCACTGGCCCCGTAGCTTTCGCGGGCGCCTGCTGCTGCTGTACGTGGCCGGCATGCTGCTGAGCGGCGGGCTGGTCATGGCCGTCGTCATGGTGCTGCTCGAACCGCTGGAGCGGTACATGCTGCAGCACAGCGTGATCGAGCGGGCCGAGTCGGTCGCCAGGATCATCCGCTTCGACGGCGCGGGACTGCCCGTGGGCCTGGACCGGTCCCGCATCGACGAATGGCCTTTCGCCAGCCTGAGCGAAGAGGTGGTGCTGCGCATCGTCGATCCGCACGGCGAGGTGTTCTACACCACCGACGGGAAAAGATTCCCGCTGGCGCCCGAGGGCCTGGGGTTCGATCCGCAGCGAAAGGGCTTCGTGCTGCAGCGCGACGGCGTGGCGATGCATGCCGCCACGGTGCCCCTGCAGCGGCCCGACCGGCTGTGGTACGTGCAGTTCGCCATCAGCGACCGCATCGTTTTGCTGCTGCAGCACAGCATCGGGTTGCCGGCGTTGCGCAAGGGCATCGTGGCCACCTGCCTCACGTTCCTCGTGACTTTCGTGATCGCCATGCACTTGACGCTGCGCCGGGTGCTCGAGCCGCTGCGCATCGCATCGCTGCAGGCGCAGCGCATCACGCCGCAGTCCCTGGGCGACCGGCTGGCGCTGGGGGATCTGCCCAGCGAACTGGTGCCGCTGGTCGATGCCTTCAACCGGGCGCTGGAACGCGTGCAACTGGGGTTTCAGACGCAGCAGGAGTTCCTGGCGAACGCCGCGCATGAATTGAAGACCCCGCTGTCGCTGATCCGCGCGCAGGTGGAACTGGGCGGCCAAGGCGGTGGCAAGGGCAGTGGCAGCGAGCACAGCCGCTACCTGCTCCAGGACATCGACCGCATGGCGCGCCAGGTGCAGCAGCTGCTCCACCTGGCCGAGGCCAGCGAGCAGCGCAACTACCGGATCGAGCGGTGCGACCCGCGCTCCGCGATCCTGGAAGCCAGCGATTTCATGGACCGCGTGGCCGAGCGCAGCCAGGTGCAGATCGCGCTGTTCTTCGACGAGGGCGTGGGACTCTGGGACGCCGACCGGGGCGCGCTCTTCACCCTGCTCAAAAATCTGCTGGAGAACGCCATCCAGCACAGCCCACCGCATCGCGTGGTGCGGCTGCAGGTGCATGGCCGGGGGGTCGTGGTGTCCGACGAAGGGCCGGGGGTGGCGCCGGAGCACCTGGGCAAACTCTTCGAGCGCTTTTGGCGGGGTGCGTCCCGGCGCGACGAAGGGGCCGGGCTGGGCCTGTCGATCTGCCAGGAGATCGTCGCCGCCCATGGCTGGACCATCGAAGCGCGCAACGGCGCGGTGGGGCTGGAAGTGCGCGTGACGCACGCATCGGCGCCCGGCCCCGGCCAGTAA
- a CDS encoding response regulator transcription factor, translated as MNRIALVEDHERLADLIRQAMAGAGIAVDAFSDIESAWLALRDIPYGALVIDRGLPDGDGLQLVRRLRARDQAVPCLMLTARDALHDRVDGLESGADDYLTKPFPMEELIARVRALLRRPSHLKALDPVYGDLRLDAGRGCLVCGGETVALPLTEVQIMLCLLRKTGQVVRRSELEAAAWGIAEAVTPNALDVALHRLRRKLVAVGSSVQIANIRTHGYAVREKPLAP; from the coding sequence ATGAACCGCATCGCACTGGTAGAAGACCACGAACGGCTGGCCGATCTCATCCGCCAGGCCATGGCGGGGGCCGGCATTGCCGTGGATGCCTTTTCCGACATCGAATCGGCCTGGCTCGCACTGCGCGACATTCCCTACGGCGCCTTGGTGATCGATCGGGGGTTGCCGGACGGCGACGGCCTGCAGCTGGTGCGGCGGCTGCGCGCGCGCGACCAGGCCGTGCCCTGCCTGATGCTGACGGCCAGGGACGCGCTGCACGACCGGGTCGACGGCCTCGAATCCGGCGCGGACGACTACCTGACCAAGCCGTTTCCCATGGAGGAGCTGATCGCCAGGGTGCGGGCGCTGCTGCGGCGACCCTCCCACCTGAAGGCGCTGGACCCGGTGTACGGCGACCTGCGCCTGGATGCGGGCCGGGGGTGTCTGGTGTGCGGCGGGGAGACCGTGGCGCTGCCGCTCACCGAGGTGCAGATCATGCTGTGCCTGCTGCGCAAGACCGGCCAGGTGGTGCGCCGCTCGGAGCTGGAGGCCGCCGCCTGGGGCATCGCCGAGGCCGTCACGCCGAACGCGCTGGACGTGGCGCTGCACCGGCTGCGGCGCAAGCTCGTCGCGGTGGGATCGAGCGTTCAGATCGCCAACATCAGGACCCATGGATATGCCGTCCGCGAAAAGCCACTGGCCCCGTAG
- a CDS encoding MipA/OmpV family protein: MTLSLTPLKKCPRACLGAATATLCLLAATQAAAQERRTEAASAAGAPDAASSWGIGIGASAVRRPYAGAESKNIAVPLLFYESRWLRVSGATADVKLLQKEFGPQSSIGLTGRLKYEDGGYEAGDSPRLAGMADRDGSVWGGAAVTWNTGFARVSGEWLSDLSSKSKGQKLQLQVDRRFGFGSFGLTPRVQAQWLDEKYVDYYFGVRPNEAQPGRAQYTGKAATTMELGLRLDYAIRPRQMVFLDVSATSLPDEIKNSPIVGRSSMSRATVGYIHRF, encoded by the coding sequence ATGACCCTCTCCCTCACGCCCCTCAAGAAATGCCCGCGCGCCTGCCTGGGCGCCGCCACCGCCACCCTGTGCCTCCTGGCCGCGACGCAAGCCGCCGCGCAGGAGCGGCGCACCGAGGCCGCATCCGCCGCCGGTGCGCCGGACGCTGCGTCCAGCTGGGGCATCGGCATCGGTGCCTCGGCCGTGCGGCGCCCCTACGCGGGGGCGGAGAGCAAGAACATCGCCGTGCCGCTGCTGTTCTACGAGAGCCGCTGGCTTCGCGTCAGCGGCGCCACGGCCGACGTCAAGCTGCTGCAAAAGGAGTTCGGCCCGCAGAGCAGCATTGGCCTGACGGGGCGCCTCAAGTACGAGGATGGCGGTTACGAGGCCGGCGATTCGCCCCGGCTCGCCGGCATGGCCGACCGCGATGGCAGTGTCTGGGGCGGCGCGGCCGTCACCTGGAACACCGGCTTTGCCCGCGTTTCGGGCGAGTGGCTGTCCGACCTGTCCAGCAAAAGCAAGGGCCAGAAACTGCAGCTGCAGGTGGACCGGCGGTTCGGCTTCGGCAGCTTCGGGCTGACGCCCCGGGTGCAGGCGCAGTGGCTCGACGAAAAATACGTGGACTACTACTTCGGCGTGCGGCCCAACGAGGCGCAGCCCGGCCGTGCGCAGTACACCGGCAAGGCGGCCACCACGATGGAGCTGGGGCTGCGGCTGGACTACGCGATCCGGCCCCGGCAGATGGTGTTCCTCGACGTCAGCGCGACGAGCCTGCCCGACGAGATCAAGAACAGTCCCATCGTGGGGCGCTCGAGCATGTCGCGCGCCACCGTCGGCTACATCCACCGGTTCTGA
- a CDS encoding alpha-hydroxy acid oxidase, translating into MADLSKITCIEDLRVVAKRRVPRMFYDYADSGSYTESTYRANSEDFQRIKLRQRVAVNMEGRTTRTRMVGQETAMPVAIAPTGLTGMQHADGEILGARAAKAFGVPFTLSTMSICSLEDVSTHAGPGFWFQVYVMRDRDFIERLIDRAKAAGVSALQLTLDLQILGQRHKDIKNGLSTPPKPTVANLLNLATKPRWCLGMLGTQRRSFGNIVGHAKGVGDLSSLSSWTAEQFDPQLNWRDVEWIKKRWGGKLILKGIMDAEDARLAVASGADALIVSNHGGRQLDGAPSSIHALPAIVEAVGQEIEVWMDGGIRGGQDVLKAWALGARGTLIGRSFLYGLGAFGEAGVTRALQIIQKELDVTMAFCGHTDIHRVDRSILLPGTYPA; encoded by the coding sequence TTGGCCGACCTGTCCAAAATCACCTGCATCGAAGACCTGCGCGTGGTCGCCAAGCGCCGCGTGCCGCGCATGTTCTACGACTACGCCGATTCGGGCTCCTACACCGAAAGCACCTACCGCGCCAACAGCGAAGACTTCCAGCGCATCAAGCTGCGCCAGCGCGTGGCGGTCAACATGGAAGGCCGCACCACGCGCACGCGGATGGTGGGGCAGGAGACGGCCATGCCCGTGGCGATCGCGCCCACGGGGCTCACGGGCATGCAGCATGCCGACGGCGAGATCCTGGGCGCGCGCGCGGCCAAGGCGTTCGGCGTGCCGTTCACGCTGTCCACCATGAGCATCTGCTCGCTGGAGGACGTCTCCACGCACGCCGGGCCGGGTTTCTGGTTTCAGGTTTACGTGATGCGCGACCGCGATTTCATCGAGCGCCTGATCGACCGCGCCAAGGCGGCGGGCGTGTCGGCGCTGCAGCTCACGCTGGACCTGCAGATCCTCGGCCAGCGGCACAAGGACATCAAAAACGGCCTGTCCACGCCGCCCAAGCCCACGGTGGCGAACCTGCTCAACCTGGCGACCAAGCCGCGCTGGTGCCTGGGCATGCTGGGCACGCAGCGGCGCAGCTTCGGCAACATCGTGGGCCATGCCAAGGGCGTGGGCGATCTGTCGTCGCTGTCGTCGTGGACGGCCGAGCAGTTCGATCCGCAGCTCAACTGGCGCGACGTGGAGTGGATCAAGAAGCGCTGGGGCGGCAAGCTGATCCTCAAAGGGATCATGGACGCCGAGGACGCCCGCCTGGCCGTGGCCAGCGGCGCCGATGCGCTGATCGTCAGCAACCACGGCGGCCGCCAGCTCGACGGCGCGCCCTCGTCGATCCACGCGCTGCCGGCCATCGTCGAGGCGGTGGGCCAGGAGATCGAGGTGTGGATGGACGGCGGCATCCGCGGCGGGCAGGACGTGCTGAAAGCCTGGGCGCTGGGCGCGCGCGGCACGCTCATCGGTCGCAGCTTCCTGTACGGGCTGGGCGCGTTCGGCGAGGCCGGGGTGACCCGCGCGCTGCAGATCATCCAGAAGGAACTGGACGTGACCATGGCCTTTTGCGGCCACACGGACATCCACCGCGTGGACCGCTCGATCCTGCTGCCGGGCACCTATCCGGCGTGA
- a CDS encoding DMT family transporter: MTAIAPLLFVVIWSTGFLVGRGVSAHADPFWFLAVRFIGVAVLFGAAALWARVPWPRGPRRIALHLVAGALMSGLYVGPSWWAMAQGLPSGVMALIGALQPLFTALIAVTLLGGRLRAATWAGLALGFSGVAMVLWPRLAVSAGAAGLTLPVLLAAAGSILALTVGSMVQKSPLAAGDLRSASAVQNVGAVTVLVFMALVFGEPRWDGSPLLWGYLAYAVLVLSIGGATLLIWLMRHGEATRTAALVLAVPPLSALQAWWIFGETLTGLQIVGFVVAILGVALARR; this comes from the coding sequence CGGCGCACGCCGATCCGTTCTGGTTCCTGGCCGTGCGCTTCATCGGCGTGGCCGTGCTCTTCGGCGCGGCCGCCCTGTGGGCGCGCGTGCCGTGGCCGCGCGGGCCGCGCCGCATCGCGCTGCACCTGGTGGCCGGGGCGCTCATGAGCGGCCTTTATGTGGGGCCGAGCTGGTGGGCCATGGCGCAGGGCCTGCCCTCGGGCGTGATGGCGCTGATCGGTGCGCTGCAGCCGCTATTCACCGCGCTCATAGCGGTCACCTTGCTGGGTGGGCGCCTGCGGGCGGCCACCTGGGCGGGCCTCGCGCTGGGCTTCAGCGGCGTGGCGATGGTGCTGTGGCCGCGGCTGGCGGTCAGTGCCGGGGCGGCCGGGCTGACGCTGCCGGTGCTGCTCGCGGCGGCCGGGAGCATCCTGGCGCTCACGGTGGGATCGATGGTGCAGAAGTCGCCGCTGGCCGCTGGCGACCTGCGCAGTGCCAGCGCGGTGCAGAACGTGGGGGCCGTCACGGTGCTGGTGTTCATGGCGCTGGTCTTCGGCGAGCCGCGCTGGGACGGCTCGCCGCTGCTGTGGGGCTACCTGGCCTATGCCGTGCTGGTGCTGTCCATCGGCGGCGCAACGCTGCTGATCTGGCTCATGCGCCACGGCGAGGCCACGCGCACCGCGGCGCTGGTGCTGGCCGTGCCGCCGCTGTCGGCGCTGCAGGCGTGGTGGATCTTCGGCGAGACGCTCACCGGCCTGCAGATCGTGGGCTTCGTCGTCGCCATCCTGGGCGTGGCGCTGGCACGCCGGTAG